The Salminus brasiliensis chromosome 22, fSalBra1.hap2, whole genome shotgun sequence genomic interval GCTCAGCAGACTTTCGGACTGAGGTTTGGCCAAGTGCAAACAAAGCTGCAGAGGGTGTCTGTGTATCAGCAGTCTGGTTATTCACTGTGTGAGGTTTGTGCACAGAAACTGAACCATTTCCACATGTAGAAATACACACTTCTCGTGTTGGTCCAGTGGGGTGTAATGCAAGCACACTACCTAATCTCCGGTCATAAAGTCCATGTTTAATGTGGTCCCACACACAGGTCTTGGTTTGAAAGAAATTGAAATCTGCCTGCTCTCTTATTTTTGAAACCAAAGTTAGATCTATGCTCAAAGCCTTTGGGCTATGTTGTGTCTCCTCAAAGACATTAGCATTTCCTTTATGTGTTGGCATGCTTCGCTCAGCTTGAGAGCCTGAAGTCCATGGAACTTGCAAAATGTCAGGAACACTTATGTCAAACTTGGCGGTGGTCACTAGTGAGGTCAAAGTGGTCCCTTTAGGTTTCTTTTGGTTTTGGCCTTGGACACTTTTCACTATTTGAGGTGGTCCTTTGACTTGGTCTTTTGATGTTTGTGATATTAAGCAGTTATTCAGCTCCTTCTGAGGTGTAGTTTGTTTCACCATCTCTTGTTCTCTTTTTGCAAGCCACTTGCTTCTGGGTTTCACAGTGTCTATATCACTTCTTTCTGCTGATGGGACTTTGGCCACAGTGACTTCATCCACATGTACCTTTCCAGCTTTCATGCTAGATTTCCCTTGAGATTTTGAGAAAGAAGGGTCATTCAGCTTCTTGTCAGAGATGTTTGCTTTATTCTTCTGATATTTCCGAGTTGTGTCTTTAGGATTAGTCATGGGTAATTCTGGAGGAGCTTTATTGTTTTTGGTGGTCTTGGAAACAGGGGACATTTTGCAGTGAGGAAGGTGAGATCTCAGCCTTTTGAACGGTTTTCCACAGAATGGGCATGGTTCTGTGTGAGAGGATTTGAAGAAAGGAAAAGCTTcacagaaaagaaaatgagaaacTGCCACTGCATTTTCCAGCAGTAAATTTCATATTCCATACCAAACTACAATTTTATAAAAGCATGTTCTGTGAAGCTAATATTTTGTAATAAGGTCATGATACTGGAACATGGAATTTACACTTAAGATTAtaagaataaaaatagaaacgtaattattactgtttaattaacatgtctggggtttttttttcaatctCAAACAAAAGTTTTCAAACAACAGGCAACACAGAGTCAACCAGCTGAAATCCTGTCCGGCTGTTGAGGAGAAAgcagagctgggcgatatgacgatattttatcatttagtgatacattttgttattgtgatacacaatatgtttttttaggcatattgaggatactgttagtgcttaataaacactgattagCTCCGGATTTCATTGCAGACAGTGTATTtaaactggtttaattagatgatgagcagcagatgttgagtaaaaatcactgtactcagtacggaagagtatctgaatagtagtttttaacagtcactgtcactactgatgtatttagtctatGATCACTTGTATCGTGATTAATATCGTGTAttgtaaaaaaatgttaattgttaaatgtaaaacaatcatcatatcgcccagccttaggagaaaacacaaaaatatacatttgcTTGGGGTCCTCAGGGGTAGTTTTTTCAAATACCTATTAGCAGATAAGATGGCAAACACATCTCGTGGCAGATCAAATGGTAAACCAAGATTTAGAAGCAAATACAGCTTTCAGCTTTCTGTAATCTGGGGTTTGCATTTTATGAATGTGTGAATATGTGTCTAAGACAGTACCCTCGTCCAAATTTGTACAATCTGTATTATATAAAATCAAATCAtgaaatcataataataagCTTGTTAAAATCTAGAAAAACAAGTAATCTCTTTTCTCAgacataaaaacaaaatcacagttaCAAAATATGTTAATAATGTTTGTAAAGGCTTGTGTTGATCCAAGCAGAAAGAACAATTCATTGGTATATTAAGTAATTTGTTATGTGATATATTAGATGGATTAAGCCTATGTAAAACTTTCCGTTGAATAACTTTAAGTTGGGATATTAGGGTAAGAGAGTCTTACAGAAACTGCTCTGTGGGATGTACTGAACGCTACTGAACTCTAAAGTTAAATACTCCTAATATGACCCCTGGGAACAGGTCGCACTACACTTTGGGGCATTACTCACCTAAGCTCATCTTGAATTAGTCgtctgcaaaaaaaacaaaaaaaaacgccGTTAGTTGGCACTTTCATGCATTTGCCAAAGACAAATGAAAATGAGGACATTCATACAGCCGTAACTTAAAAATAACATCATAATCTTCAGTGCGATGCGACGCAGCTGAACTCCTCGCATGTGAGGGGTTTTTCTCCAGAGACAGTTGAAAGGCCCGTTTGGTTGTACGGACAGTGCCTGCGCATAAATGCGATAGTTAAAAGtttctgctttaaaaaaatttaCTATGCTATCTAAAAATGCCCAGATTCCTATATAAGAGCATGCTGTAACTAAAAGCACATGACGTTTATAAAGTAATAACTGCGTCTAATCTCGTTACGTCATTTGCTATCTCAGCTGAAACGACGGAAACGTCAcgtaaacagcagcagcagcagcagccgtcGCCGCCGCAGCGCCTGCTAACTAACTAAGTGCTGTCTAATGTGGAGAAAATGAAGGCTGTCAGGAGTCGCCAAGCCCTTTGTGTCCGAGTCGGTCAATTGAGTGGTAGCTATTACCTTTTTTAAAGGGTCCGTTGCTGTGGGAGTGTTTGTTTTGTCCGTTAAATGTATTTTGGAGTATGAAAAGCAAGTGTGGGACAACCGCCGGGCAACGGGCTGCCTGGAGAAACTACCGCACGGAACTGTCTTAAGTTAGCCGGCCAGCTAACTGGGTTCCTGAATTAGTCATTTGGATCATTAGTTGCATTTTTAGCACTGGATGTGTTGTTGAAATAGGTCAAACTGCTGTGCATTAGACTTCGGACGAAACGTTGGGTAAAGGCGACGGCGTTAGGGCTAGCtggttagctagctatgtaGATATATACGTTGTGTGTGGCTAACGACGACCACTGGACGTTAGTagtagtgctagctagctgctaGCTGTGTCTCTGAAGTGTCAGTAGCTCTGTGACCATCTGTTCAGCATATATAACATAGCTATCTACATTGAACACTCCTGAAACTAACTGATATAAAATAGACAGCTTCTATTTTAGAAATGGTCTGTTTGTGTAAAACTTGAAAGCACGATTATTGACTTGTCCAGTATCCAGCATCAGTGTCGGTGTAGTTAAGACGTTTACGTAGGGTGTTTGGTGTAATGCTGAATGTCTGTGTGTGGTTAGATCTCTAACTGAGTAAAGCTGCCGGTTTCGCTTGAAGACGTAGAGTGTGAGCACACCGACTCCCACCCCACTGCCTGCCTGCAAAATGCACAGCTTTCCGATGCTGACAGAAAGCAGGTAGGATTTCTCACTAATATTTTTTTGAATCCCACATTTCATATGAAATATGTTGAGTATTTTCTTTGCTGTGGAGGTCTGCGTTATCAGGTATCTACCACATGTTACACTAGCACTGTGCATGATGTGTGAACGCGGCGAAGAGCTCTCAGCTGGCTATTTTTAGATGGTCAGTCAGTGAGCTGAGTGTTAGGCTTGACCATTTGCAATGCTTGATTTGTTAAACAAGACACTAACGAGTCTTGTTTTTAACTGTGTCGGGGTGTAAATTATGGACAGCTCGTGTCGTTAGGTGGATGATAACATGCTGAAATAGCTAGCTGAGTCATAATCCTACAGGGAACAATAATTAATGACCATTAGCTACCCTGCATTGCTTTTTAGCTGATTGAATGAACATAGCACATAGCACTTATTCATACCAAAGCACCACACAGCAAAAATGTCCTATATGTTTGATCCATAAAATGCTTAAAAGGCATAAAAAGCTGAAGAATATGCTTAGCCCAGCTACATCCACAATAACACGGCCTACCATGCTGAATTTCAACTATTTAGGTAAGATTGTGCTAACTGAGCTGATTGACCATTGAAAATGACCTCTCATCTCAACAGAAAACGACGTCACACCTGTGATGCCGATGACGTGCAAATTCTGCCCCAGGCTAAGAGGTTGGCAAGCCAGCCTTTCTTCCCTGAACTGGGCCGTGATGTTTGGGATTCTGAGGTGAGGATGCAAATCGCATATTCAGCAACTTAACACGCACACATGTGTGTTGTATGTAAGATACTATAGACAGCCTTTGCTCAGAGATATGAAAGACTTCATTTGTTTTTGCTCTGTACACCAGTCTTCC includes:
- the LOC140544305 gene encoding uncharacterized protein isoform X2, whose translation is MSLEPCPFCGKPFKRLRSHLPHCKMSPVSKTTKNNKAPPELPMTNPKDTTRKYQKNKANISDKKLNDPSFSKSQGKSSMKAGKVHVDEVTVAKVPSAERSDIDTVKPRSKWLAKREQEMVKQTTPQKELNNCLISQTSKDQVKGPPQIVKSVQGQNQKKPKGTTLTSLVTTAKFDISVPDILQVPWTSGSQAERSMPTHKGNANVFEETQHSPKALSIDLTLVSKIREQADFNFFQTKTCVWDHIKHGLYDRRLGSVLALHPTGPTREVCISTCGNGSVSVHKPHTVNNQTADTQTPSAALFALGQTSVRKSAEHFNATSTLQSKSAMEWPPEMAAGYDRTLVSSPLSGISSNEGLKTMHQSSRLPPQCPGPETVQRLGDVRLCELSAWLRTRTPKSPREAVTMLNRGLLLVHVLAVVLQEVH
- the LOC140544305 gene encoding uncharacterized protein isoform X1, which produces MSLEPCPFCGKPFKRLRSHLPHCKMSPVSKTTKNNKAPPELPMTNPKDTTRKYQKNKANISDKKLNDPSFSKSQGKSSMKAGKVHVDEVTVAKVPSAERSDIDTVKPRSKWLAKREQEMVKQTTPQKELNNCLISQTSKDQVKGPPQIVKSVQGQNQKKPKGTTLTSLVTTAKFDISVPDILQVPWTSGSQAERSMPTHKGNANVFEETQHSPKALSIDLTLVSKIREQADFNFFQTKTCVWDHIKHGLYDRRLGSVLALHPTGPTREVCISTCGNGSVSVHKPHTVNNQTADTQTPSAALFALGQTSVRKSAEHFNATSTLQSKSAMEWPPEMAAGYDRTLVSSPLSGISSNEGLKTMHQSSRLPPQCPGPETVQRLGDVRLCELSAWLRTRTPKSPREAVTMLNRGWQWYYRKYIDVQKGGIGGIAMLIAGYCALSYIWSYPHLKKERWRKYH